A region of Cardinium endosymbiont of Sogatella furcifera DNA encodes the following proteins:
- the sppA gene encoding signal peptide peptidase SppA: protein MRLKHFIKQVVTVAVGFLISLLALSGIVVFGLLKLTSKDSSQVENNSVLALNMHGRMIEWMPVSLFGSNGEIIDFKVVQNAIHQATKDSRIAAIYLNVSYLNAGLAALEEVREALLNFKKQGKTIIAYADFYTQQSYYLASVANEILLSPSGFLAFKGFSVTVDFYTRLCAHLSVKPVIFRIGDYKSAVEPFCLTKMSEESRKDTQAYLQPQYEHFLTQIGRSRSIAVAALKEHANHLSAVLPNDALRAGLITKVGYETDAKKLLKAKLQSPPLVNYKAYGALKTPSDSVDKIAVLMAEGVIVDGSSGAGYIGAHDVVKALKVIREDSRIKALVLRINSPGGGVMASDIIWKAIEEVKAVKPVVASMSCVAASGGYAIAAPCHYIFAQPTTITGSIGIFGIFPDSTALMHKIGIDRDVVKTAPSADCFTPRLSFSELESKLMYKILQFNYDEFLSKVADGRRLSVACVEKLAGGRVYTGSVAQSNGLVDELGGLDAAIAKAASLAKLPQGYGICYFPRSKTKLEQLLNYTTHTIKMEVCDALVQGYPILNHYRILSKSHGVQAIFPYTIDMD, encoded by the coding sequence ATGAGACTAAAGCATTTTATTAAGCAAGTGGTTACGGTTGCTGTGGGGTTTCTGATCTCTTTGCTAGCCTTATCTGGCATAGTTGTGTTTGGACTGTTAAAGTTAACGTCTAAGGACTCGAGTCAAGTAGAAAATAATTCAGTGCTGGCCCTCAATATGCACGGGCGTATGATTGAGTGGATGCCTGTATCATTGTTTGGTTCTAATGGAGAAATTATAGATTTTAAAGTAGTGCAAAATGCTATCCACCAGGCAACAAAAGATAGTCGTATTGCTGCCATTTACTTGAATGTATCCTATCTGAATGCAGGATTAGCTGCTTTAGAGGAAGTTAGAGAGGCATTATTGAATTTTAAAAAGCAAGGTAAAACCATCATCGCCTATGCAGATTTTTATACCCAGCAGTCCTATTATTTGGCTTCTGTAGCAAATGAGATCCTACTCAGCCCCAGTGGTTTCTTAGCATTCAAAGGCTTTTCTGTAACTGTTGATTTCTATACAAGGCTTTGTGCGCATCTCTCTGTAAAGCCAGTTATCTTTCGTATTGGGGACTATAAGAGCGCAGTGGAACCTTTCTGTTTGACTAAGATGAGTGAGGAAAGTAGAAAGGATACGCAAGCATATCTTCAGCCTCAATATGAACACTTTTTAACTCAAATAGGCCGTTCTAGAAGCATAGCAGTTGCAGCGCTTAAAGAACATGCTAATCATCTTTCAGCTGTTTTACCTAATGATGCCCTTCGTGCTGGCTTAATTACTAAAGTGGGCTACGAAACAGACGCTAAAAAGTTGCTCAAAGCAAAGCTACAGTCTCCCCCTTTGGTCAACTATAAAGCGTATGGTGCATTAAAAACTCCATCTGATTCGGTCGACAAGATTGCCGTTCTAATGGCTGAAGGGGTAATTGTGGATGGATCAAGTGGTGCTGGTTATATTGGTGCGCATGATGTTGTTAAAGCGCTAAAGGTTATTCGGGAAGATAGTAGGATCAAGGCTTTAGTCTTGCGTATTAATTCACCAGGGGGTGGTGTAATGGCTTCAGATATCATCTGGAAAGCAATAGAAGAAGTGAAAGCCGTTAAGCCCGTTGTAGCTTCTATGTCTTGCGTGGCTGCTTCTGGTGGCTATGCTATTGCAGCGCCTTGTCACTATATTTTTGCACAACCCACTACGATTACAGGTTCGATTGGCATTTTCGGTATATTTCCTGATTCAACTGCATTGATGCATAAGATAGGTATTGACCGTGATGTAGTCAAGACAGCGCCTTCTGCAGACTGTTTTACACCTAGGTTAAGCTTTTCTGAGCTAGAGTCTAAACTCATGTATAAAATTTTACAGTTCAATTATGATGAGTTTTTGAGTAAGGTAGCCGATGGGCGTAGGCTTAGTGTAGCATGTGTAGAAAAATTAGCGGGTGGTAGGGTATACACGGGTTCAGTAGCTCAAAGCAATGGGCTTGTGGATGAATTAGGTGGATTAGATGCCGCTATTGCTAAAGCTGCATCTTTAGCAAAATTACCACAAGGGTATGGTATTTGTTATTTTCCTCGCTCTAAAACAAAATTGGAGCAGTTGCTAAATTATACTACGCATACGATTAAAATGGAGGTATGTGATGCCTTAGTACAAGGATACCCTATCTTGAATCATTATAGAATCCTATCTAAATCACATGGCGTACAAGCCATATTTCCTTATACAATTGATATGGATTAA
- a CDS encoding C2H2-type zinc finger protein, translating into MMTDGGYDNPRAIASVLQNGKINTTSVGKHDILSWDDIKDLLSRMDPLHEIQRLLNNYGVLGIEDLKKILSIENEYGENILHDASNNNQPDILNIFREPLYDNHCPDILQAEDKNGHTPLIISAYRGYLLCVKALVCSGRLEQTQLEVACQFADAFGHKDVVEFLRTIAKNHFVCMDNKCIKSYASADALELHEQVHTGTKCYSADRPFICTFQQCEKTFKTKANLTQHNKCHSEDKPFICTFQQCEKTFKTKVNLTQHNKCHSEDKPFICTFQECGKTFKRKYEVDRHLKQHSEDEPFICTFQQCEKKFKTKDNLTQHNKCHTKDRPFICTFQQCKKTFKTQKDLTQHNKRHNEDKPFICTFQQCKKTFKTKEDLTQHNKRHTEYKPFTCTFQQCGKKFKTKDEVNQHNKCHIKYKPFICTFQQCKKTFKTQKGLNQHNKRHSIDRPVTCIVQGKG; encoded by the coding sequence ATGATGACGGATGGAGGTTATGATAATCCTAGAGCTATTGCCTCTGTTTTACAAAATGGAAAAATCAATACTACCTCAGTTGGTAAGCATGATATACTATCATGGGATGATATTAAAGATTTATTAAGTCGAATGGATCCATTACACGAAATCCAACGTCTTTTAAATAATTATGGTGTGTTGGGTATTGAAGATCTAAAAAAAATTTTGAGTATAGAAAATGAATACGGAGAGAATATATTACATGATGCATCCAACAATAATCAACCAGATATACTGAATATATTCAGAGAACCACTGTACGATAACCATTGTCCTGACATTTTACAGGCAGAAGATAAAAATGGTCATACTCCACTTATTATTTCGGCTTACAGGGGTTATCTGCTTTGTGTTAAAGCACTTGTATGTAGTGGGCGGCTAGAACAAACTCAATTAGAAGTTGCTTGTCAGTTTGCAGACGCTTTTGGGCATAAAGATGTGGTTGAATTCTTAAGGACTATAGCCAAGAATCATTTCGTATGTATGGATAATAAATGCATTAAATCTTACGCTTCTGCAGATGCTTTAGAACTCCATGAACAAGTACACACAGGTACAAAATGTTATAGTGCAGATAGGCCATTCATCTGTACCTTTCAGCAATGTGAAAAAACATTCAAAACGAAGGCAAATTTAACCCAACACAATAAATGCCACAGCGAAGATAAACCATTCATCTGTACCTTTCAGCAATGTGAAAAAACATTCAAAACGAAGGTAAATTTAACCCAACACAATAAATGCCACAGCGAAGATAAACCATTCATCTGTACCTTTCAAGAATGCGGAAAAACATTCAAAAGGAAATATGAAGTAGACCGACATCTAAAACAGCATAGCGAGGATGAGCCGTTCATCTGTACCTTTCAGCAATGTGAAAAAAAATTCAAAACGAAGGATAACTTAACCCAACACAATAAGTGCCATACCAAAGATAGGCCGTTCATCTGTACCTTTCAGCAATGTAAAAAAACATTCAAAACGCAGAAGGACTTAACCCAACACAATAAGCGCCACAACGAAGATAAACCATTCATCTGTACCTTTCAGCAATGTAAAAAAACATTCAAAACGAAGGAAGATTTAACCCAACACAATAAGCGCCATACCGAATATAAGCCGTTCACCTGTACTTTTCAGCAATGTGGAAAAAAATTCAAAACGAAAGATGAAGTAAACCAACATAATAAATGCCACATCAAATATAAACCATTCATCTGTACCTTTCAGCAATGTAAAAAAACATTCAAAACGCAGAAGGGCTTAAACCAACACAATAAACGCCACAGTATAGATAGACCGGTCACCTGTATCGTTCAAGGTAAAGGGTAG
- a CDS encoding DUF502 domain-containing protein gives MNTEQPLINRLILYFFRGLLLIIPLGGTLYLISVVLLKVDGFVSLSIPGLGMFIVVASITLLGYIGTTLLVKSIFGFTEGLIKKVPFIRALYSYLKDFTSAFVNSKGKFNKPVIVLTNKTTQVYRIGFITKESLEVLAMPNHIAVYLPNAYDLAGILVIVPPELLTPLDIPGSEVMKFNFSGGLTPLKNVKDTEDMTDLNGTSIE, from the coding sequence ATGAACACGGAACAGCCACTTATTAATCGGTTGATACTTTATTTTTTTAGAGGGTTACTATTGATTATTCCATTAGGGGGAACTCTATATTTAATTTCAGTGGTATTGCTGAAGGTAGATGGATTTGTTAGCCTTAGTATCCCAGGCCTTGGCATGTTTATTGTCGTAGCCTCCATAACACTATTGGGGTACATAGGTACTACCTTACTGGTTAAATCGATATTTGGATTCACAGAAGGGCTCATCAAAAAAGTTCCATTTATTCGTGCACTTTATTCTTACTTAAAGGATTTTACTTCAGCTTTTGTAAACAGCAAAGGAAAGTTTAATAAGCCTGTTATTGTTCTAACCAATAAAACCACTCAGGTTTATAGAATAGGGTTTATTACAAAAGAATCTTTAGAGGTGCTTGCTATGCCTAATCATATAGCCGTTTATCTGCCTAATGCATATGACTTAGCTGGTATCCTTGTTATCGTTCCTCCAGAATTGCTCACACCTTTGGATATACCTGGCTCTGAAGTGATGAAGTTTAATTTTTCTGGAGGACTCACACCACTAAAAAATGTGAAAGATACAGAGGATATGACAGATTTAAATGGAACAAGTATAGAATAA